In Drechmeria coniospora strain ARSEF 6962 chromosome 03, whole genome shotgun sequence, the DNA window CGCCCTGAGGGTCGCGGGCCTCACGACAACCGCATGCCGTCTCCCAAGTCCGCCTATCCTCAGCACCAAGCGCCGCTCCCGCCCTTCGCCCATCACCCggacgcgccgccgccgcaagcCGTCTCCGAGAGCGGCCCTGCTCCTCTCCCGCCGCCAGAGTCGTCCGTCCAGCGCATGGATGACCGACCGCCTTCCGTCGGCCCCAAGCGGATGCGTGAATGGGAGGACGAGTCGGCCGCCAAGAAGCAGGCCAACGAGGAGAACCGAGCACGGCTCGGGGACATGAGTCATCGACGgccttcgacgccgccgcgcgaCTCGTACCGCCGCAACTCCTCCGAGACGCGTCGCCCGGACGAGCAGCGTCGTGGGGAGGAAGCGAGGAAGGTCGACGAGACTCGTCCTCAGAACGAAAGCTATCACCCGTCCGAGGCCGCCCACCACCCCCAACCCGCCGGTCCCAGCCAGCTCCCGCCCATCCAGCAGGGTCCCGGTCCCCTGCAGGGCGTCAAGCTCgagaagccgccgacgggccCGACCGCCAAGGAGGAACGACCGCCGCCCGAGCAAGCGCCCGTCGCGCCCCCGGCCGCGACCACCACGGCCGAGCCTGAACGGGCCGCCAGGAagatggacgtcgacgaggattaTGACGAtagcggcgacgacgacaaaaAGGCCGTCCTCACAAACGGGACGGCCTCTGCGCAAGGATCGGCTGATGGAAAAccttcggcgccgtcgggtGCCATCGTCAatggctcgtcggccaccgtcgccaaGTCCGAGTCATGAGCAAGAGGTGTGAGTAGGCTTCTCGGCCCCGGCATGTTTGTGTGGGAGCTTCGATCATCTCCATGTATACCATACCCGTCCGAAGGTTTCTATTTTCAATGGgaagaggggagggaggggaggcgggaagtgggaggagaggggaggcTTGGTCCATGGGGAAATGGTTGGCAAGCATCCATTATTCCTTCGtggatttttttttttttggctaCGCGGCCGCATGCGAACGATATCCGTACTATAGGCAGTTATCTCTAGTAGCTTGAATGGGTTGATGACTTTGATCGATTGATCGTGCCAAGTGTGACGGTTTGCCTCCATCAGACGCTCCCATCCCACCGAAGCGTACCGCCGTTACGCTGGAGGGTGCTGTGCTTGTTTGTACCCGTAGTGCTTGGGCATGGCGCCGGAGGGATCCCGTTAGCACGATAGCTGCACTATAACGATATGTAAGGGTACGGAACGGAAATTGTTCCCCTGCCGCCGTACCACTTCATCGATAAGGATTACCGGGTATTAATAGCTTGCCTTTCATCATTCTGTTGCGGATGACTCCGGATTTTGGCCTTCCACCAGACGTGGCATTGCATTCATCCGAGGCAGCCAGGCCACTGCCTTCAACGCAACCGTGCAAGTGCCGGAAATACCGCTCATTTCCCTTTCCGCTAGAAACACCATACCGCCTGAGCCAAACCATCCTTCTCGGCGGTAGCTTCTCcaacgtacagtacgaagaTGAAGGCCTCACTCCTCCAGGTCGCTCGAGGCGCTGCCCACGGCCTCCAACGGCGCACCTACTCGTCCCGCACTTCTCAGGCGAGGCATTTAATGTCCATCGGTGATCTGACCCCCAACGAGCTGTCTACCCTGATTCGCAACgccgcgtcgaggaagcATGCCATCGGGGCCGGCCGAGCTCCGGCCTCCCTCACAACGTCGCTCACGGGCAAGACTGTCGCCATGATGTTCAGCAAGCGAAGCACCCGGACGAGAGTGTCTaccgaggcggccgtgacggcgcTCGGTGGCCACCCCATGTTCCTCGGCAAGGATGACATTCAGCTTGGTGTATGCCTTTCCGCCACACATCCCCCGATTGGCCACTGACAGAGAGCCTTGCTAGGTAAACGAGTCCCTGTACGACACATCCGTTGTCATCTCGTCCATGACCTCGTGCATGGTGGCCCGAGTCGGACCACACTCGGACGTTGCCAACCTCGCGAAGCACTCCAGCGTACCGGTCATCAATGCCCTGTCGGACGACTTCCATCCGCTCCAGACCATTGCCGATCTCCTGACCATGCATGAGGCGTTTCCCTCGTCCAAGGCCTCGGGCCCTGATCTTGGACTCGGGGGCCTCAAGGTCGCTTGGGTCGGCGACTCGAATAATGTACTCTTTGACCTGGCCACCGGCTGCGTCAAGATGGGCGTGGACATTGCCGTCGCGTCCCCCGAAGGTTACGGCATCCCCGAGCGCATGAGGAAGCTCATCACATCTGCCGCGAGCGATGTTGGCTCTCCCGGCAAGCTCTACGAGACGACGATACCGGAGGACGCCATCAAAAATGCCGACATCTTGGTGACGGATACCTGGATTTCCATGGGCCAAGAGagcgagaagaagaagcgccTGGACGCCTTTGCCGGCTACCAAATCACCAACGAGCTCGCCAAGAGAGGCGGCGCCAAGGATGGATGGAAATTCATGCACTGTCTGCCAAGGCACCAGgaggaggtcgacgacgaggtcttCTACAGCCCGCGATCTCTCGTCTttcccgaggccgagaatcGTCTCTGGGCGGCCATCGGTGAGTGCGCCCCGGCCGGCTTTCTCTGCCTAGCTTTCTCTGCTGACGACCGATAGCTGCCCTGGAAGGTTTTGTCGTAAACAAGGGCCAGATTTGAACCCTAAGAAGGCTCGCCTTctgtgcacgtactgtacagtttGATTGGGTGCATAAGCGATAGTTTACGAAGCAATAGCTATTTGACAAGGATTTAAACAATGACTGCAACGTATGCCGCATCCATGGCAGGCAAGCTCCGCTCGTCGCCGGACGCCAACAGCCGCAGCTAGCCACGGTGTGCGGAGCGGACTAACCGGGAGGCAGCTGGCTGGCATCCACGacatcgtcggcctccttgagCAACGGCTCCTCGTGAGGCTCGTCAAGAGGCGAGCGGGGCAGGGCCATCAAACCGGTGCGTGCGGACTCAAGGATGCCAAAGGGGGCAATGAGCTTGAGGAAGGAGTCGATCCTCGTCTGCTTGGCGGAGCTGCAGTTTCATTTCCGTCAGCTTGGGGCTTGGCTAGGGTGGGACGGGATCGGGACTTACAGCTCGACGATGCAGCTGTTGGTGCTGATATCCAGCACCTTGCCGCCGAACTGGTGGGTAAAGTAGGTGATGGTCTTCAGGTGCTCGTGCTTGTGACGTAGAGCCTCGCTGGCGGCGAGCTTGCTTGGGTGGAAGTCATGCGTCGACTCCTCGAGAGTCCGGGTCTGGCGATCGACGGGCGCGTCCTCGGGTtccacggccgccgtcatgccCCGGTGGTGGGCGAGGAGCTCCTCGAAGTACTCGGGACCGAGGATGTTGATCTTGGCGAGAAGCAGCTCGcgctggacgagggcggcatcGCTGTAGTCCAGGACGGCCCAGACGGGCACCTGATCCTcgagctgccgtcgagcCTGCTCGACCACACCATCCTGGCCGGTCAGGACGATGGTCATGCGGGACAGatcctcgacctcggtgTTGCAGACAACGAGGGAGTCGATGTTGAACCCTCGAGAGGCAAGAATGCCGGATAGACGGGAAAGCACACCGGGCTCATTCTGGACCAGGCAGTTGAGGATGTGTCGCTTCGGGGgggccatcgacggcgtcggcatctcgTAGAGGATGTTGGAAACGGCAGCCTGAGCGGACCATGACGGCGGGGAGTTGGCGACGGGCAGAGGAGCCGTTCGGTTTCGGAGGGCCTTGTAGGCAatggccgaggtcgagctgctgctggatgAATTGTGCCGGATGGCGGCCCCGAGGGATCTGGCGGGAGCGATCAGGCGCAGAGGCGCAGAGCAACGGCGAAGCAAGGCCATCTTGCGATCGATCAATCGGGAGAGGAAGCAGATATCTCTCTGATCAACTCGGTACGCTTCGcgatgccggccggccgacggtgatGGATGGGCAACGGGCGACGGGGGAGCGATTGGTTTGCACAACCGTGAGTCAGGATGATTGCGAAAAGGATCTCCGTGGGTGCGCCGTAAGTACGCCCAAAATTCAGCTGAGGAGCTCCGGTTCGGAGGCTGCCCGCCCACTGAGAGAGCTTTGTCGCCTGTCGGTAGTGCTGAgagtggggggggggggggggggcggctgTCACGGACCACCAGGGCCGGAAATGGAAGCTAGCGCCCCTGGCGGTGCCTTTCGCTCAGGCTTGGACGACGATCTGCCCAGCCAGACAAGACACTCGGTGTCGAAGAAATGGTTTCGTATCGCGAAAGGGAGCCTGGCGGGTCACGGAGAGTGCAGTATTTCAAAGAAAAACATGCAGATATTCACGaaggagtaagtacacctacaaggCCAAGGAAGTACTCACTGGTAtaggcactgtactgtaagtacggagtacatgtgacGATAGCTGGGCATGCTCCCTATTGTCGTGCctgagtactaggtactgaaTGACACTCCGTAGCACGGGTGTTACataggtaagtacagtacgaacaGAACAGTCCACCAATACATGAgcaaatacggagtactcgtgcaagtacttactacttacttacatgtaagtaagtactgtactgtaagtactgtacggacggagtattggcgttactgcaagtaccgacATTTGGTGCAGTGTAACTCTCCGCATTACTGTATGATCTGCAACAAGTACTGTCCAACTGCTGCATtatctgtacatgtacggagtattagttGAAGCACACCTATGGAGTAATAACATGTTATATatgcttacttacagtacttacatgtatggagaccggagtacttaagtacacaTATCCAGCACGTACttattgtacagtaagtacggagtattactgtaagtaattaccgtacagtagtagttctacgtaagtacggagtacaactgtGCAAGGCAAGTACAGGGTGCATTAGTCATACACAGGCGGTTGCAGGGTATTGTCCCAAACACGTGACCTTGCCTGCACAAGTTCTGCAGAGGTCAATTCGGGATTAGCGCTCTAGCACGGGCCACCCACCGTCCGTTGCTATCCTCGCTTAAAATTTCCGCGCACAAACAGTTTGAAAACTCTCTCGGCCCTCTGGAAGTTACCACCTTCATACTAACCCCCTCAACCACCCAGGCGCCCAAAATGAGTGTATGTGGTCTCGAAGATGAGAAACTCCCATCGGCGATGCTAACAGAATCGACAGCACCGGAAGTTTGAGGCTCCCCGCCATGGCTCCCTGGCTTTCCTGCCACGGAAGCGTGCTGCCCGCCACCGCGGCAAGGTCAAGTCGTACGTTGAATCTTCTCGGCCAGGATGGACTCTTGACGAGCGCAAACGCTAATGTGTCGACCGTGCAGCTTCCCCAAGGATGACCCCAAGAAGCCCGTCCACCTGACGGCCGCCATGGGCTACAAGGCTGGCATGACGACCATCGTTCGTGACCTCGACCGACCCGGTGCCAAGGCGAACAAGAAGGAGgttgtcgaggccgtcacgATCGTCGATACGCCACCTGTACGAACAATGCAGCCCGCTTGGCTCTGTGCCTATGGCTAACATCGTTTAGATGATCGTTGTTGGTCTTGTTGGCTACATCGAGACTCCCCGTGGTCTCCGATCCCTCACCACCGTCTGGGCCGAGCACTTGAGCGACGAGGTCAAGCGTCGCTTCTACAAGAACTGGTACAAGAGCAAGAAGAAGGCCTTCACCAAGTACGCCAAGAAGCACTCGGAGAGTAGCGGCTCCTCCATCAcccgcgagctcgagcgcATCAAGAAGTACTGCACCGTCGTCCGTGTTCTCTCCCACACCCAGATCCGCAAGACGCCTCTCAAGCAGAAGAAGGCCCACCTTATGGAGATTCAGATCAACGGTGgatccgtcgccgacaaggtCGAGTTCGGCCACGGCCTCTTCGAGAAGCCCGTCTCTATCGACTCCGTCTTCGAGCAGGATGAGATGAtcgacgtcatcgccgtcaccaAGGGTCACGGCTTCAACGGTGTCACCGCTCGTTGGGGCACCAAGAAGCTTCCCCGCAAGACGCACAAGGGTCTCCGAAAGGTTGCCTGTATCGGTGCTTGGCATCCGTCCCACGTCCAGTGGACTGTTGCCCGTGCCGGTCAGATGGGTTATCACCACCGTACCTCGGTCAACCACAAGGTGTACCGCATTGGCaagggcgacgccgaggacaacGCCTCCACCGAGATCGACGTCACCAAGAAGAAGATCACGCCGTACGTTTCCCGCCCCCCGCCCGTCCCCCCCCTCGGAATGATGATGGTTAACGTCGAACAACAGTCTGGGTGGCTTCGTCCGATATGGTGAGGTCAACAACGACTTCGTCATGGTCAAGGGTTCCATTCCCGGTGTCAAGAAGCGCGTCATGACGCTGCGCAAGTCCATGTTCACCCACACCTCCCGCAAGGCTCTGGAGAAGATCAGCCTGAAGTGGATCGACACCTCGTCCGAGTTCGGCCACGGCGCTTTCCAGACGCCCGCGGAGAAGAAGCAGTACCAGGGTACCCTCAAGAAGGACCTCGCTTCCGCATAAGCAGCGGCAGCTTGTGTCTTTTTGTTTCTCGGCCATTGCATCGGTGTCGAGGGGTGGTTTCTGCCTTGCTTTAAGCTGGATCGGAGTTCATAATAGGATGACAAAGTATCCAGTGGGAGAGACGTATGAAAATGAAACGATATTCCCAACAACCTTTCCGCCGTGCGCCTCGATCCCGTACCCTGTGTTCATCGCACGCACACAAATGATCTTCCGCCGTACGGTTGGTCTCGTCGGCTCGGCAGCATCGAATCTGTCCGTGCAAGCATGTAGCCAGCCGTAGGCAGCTGGTCCAGGATCACGGTCAGCACCAACAAGCAATATAGAGTAATCATTCATTGTATTCCAACAGCAtggtgtacttgcgtgcaagtacacctactacatgtacataagCGTGATGAATTGTGCCAGTAATTAATTTAcgaaagtacggagtactgacaAGATAGTTGATGCTGCCAGGAAAGGTGGGGCAGATGAGGCCTGCGTCACCCCGCCCCGCTGGAGCTGCATGATgagctgctcgccgccctcatTACTGACAGGCTGAAAACTCCCAACCTTCATCCACGGCTCCTTTACATGCACAGGTGCACTAGCTCCAAACTTGTCGCGTTCAACACCGGACAAAGTCGCATACGGCTCAGCGGTCATCTCGTTCGAGCACCGAAACTACTGAGCCAAGTCCAAGTCTCCTTTGGCAGCCCCGCTGTTGCAAGTCGCCACCTGCACGAcgttcgacgacgacgaggcttCTGCACGAGCGCGCCGTTTGGAAGCAAGGATATGGCTAGCGACGAAGACTACATGTCATTCTTGGACAAGGCCAACAAggatctcgacgacgggctaCATATGTcgcggcagcagcagaacacggccaaggcgcagTTCCACGCCGTGGACAGTGACGTGCCCAAGGCGATCCAGGAT includes these proteins:
- a CDS encoding acetolactate synthase small subunit precursor is translated as MALLRRCSAPLRLIAPARSLGAAIRHNSSSSSSTSAIAYKALRNRTAPLPVANSPPSWSAQAAVSNILYEMPTPSMAPPKRHILNCLVQNEPGVLSRLSGILASRGFNIDSLVVCNTEVEDLSRMTIVLTGQDGVVEQARRQLEDQVPVWAVLDYSDAALVQRELLLAKINILGPEYFEELLAHHRGMTAAVEPEDAPVDRQTRTLEESTHDFHPSKLAASEALRHKHEHLKTITYFTHQFGGKVLDISTNSCIVELSAKQTRIDSFLKLIAPFGILESARTGLMALPRSPLDEPHEEPLLKEADDVVDASQLPPG
- a CDS encoding putative ornithine carbamoyl transferase produces the protein MKASLLQVARGAAHGLQRRTYSSRTSQARHLMSIGDLTPNELSTLIRNAASRKHAIGAGRAPASLTTSLTGKTVAMMFSKRSTRTRVSTEAAVTALGGHPMFLGKDDIQLGVNESLYDTSVVISSMTSCMVARVGPHSDVANLAKHSSVPVINALSDDFHPLQTIADLLTMHEAFPSSKASGPDLGLGGLKVAWVGDSNNVLFDLATGCVKMGVDIAVASPEGYGIPERMRKLITSAASDVGSPGKLYETTIPEDAIKNADILVTDTWISMGQESEKKKRLDAFAGYQITNELAKRGGAKDGWKFMHCLPRHQEEVDDEVFYSPRSLVFPEAENRLWAAIAALEGFVVNKGQI
- a CDS encoding 60S ribosomal protein L3; the protein is MSHRKFEAPRHGSLAFLPRKRAARHRGKVKSFPKDDPKKPVHLTAAMGYKAGMTTIVRDLDRPGAKANKKEVVEAVTIVDTPPMIVVGLVGYIETPRGLRSLTTVWAEHLSDEVKRRFYKNWYKSKKKAFTKYAKKHSESSGSSITRELERIKKYCTVVRVLSHTQIRKTPLKQKKAHLMEIQINGGSVADKVEFGHGLFEKPVSIDSVFEQDEMIDVIAVTKGHGFNGVTARWGTKKLPRKTHKGLRKVACIGAWHPSHVQWTVARAGQMGYHHRTSVNHKVYRIGKGDAEDNASTEIDVTKKKITPLGGFVRYGEVNNDFVMVKGSIPGVKKRVMTLRKSMFTHTSRKALEKISLKWIDTSSEFGHGAFQTPAEKKQYQGTLKKDLASA